A genomic region of Nakaseomyces glabratus chromosome C, complete sequence contains the following coding sequences:
- the CDC15 gene encoding serine/threonine protein kinase CDC15 (CAGL0C05005g~Ortholog(s) have protein kinase activity, role in meiotic spindle disassembly, mitotic cytokinesis, protein phosphorylation, regulation of exit from mitosis and cellular bud neck, cytoplasm, spindle pole body localization), translating to MADRISVTPAQQFRKEHKSVQYQLRQIIGRGSYGVVYKATNKKTAQEVAIKEVNYQDDDELVDIMSEIDLLKNLNHINIVKYHGFIQKQHNLYIILEYCAKGSLKNLISRNRPMSEHEAKPYVRQTLNGLNYLHEQGVIHRDIKAANILLDSENVVKLADFGVSTKVNNTAMTLAGSLNWMAPEIIGNRGASTLSDIWSLGATVVELLTGNPPFHNLIDMNIYYAIENDSYFPPSSLSSGAKDFLQQCFAKNMYKRPTAVQLLQHNWLENDNSKDSTMDKQVIPSVEKLNLYQEKFEDSDLCWDDDFEEKDLNLSSPSKKDLVKTKIPSDEFIPDVFNISEVNQGNQGNQGNQGNQGNQGNQGNQGNDPIKNEQARSNNNIVIQSQLERSSTPFTMDRNKGNADFLQNSSLDEDNLLQIVKSGKSIENVDYFFQKCSIDMLALTLIELTMNKKDMIREHLAPSNHELNLYKFFEYDEKKNKSKLKRKFIQLGGLPSLFHYEKLLSIFFVDDFVDDLIRAGIIPYVRDYKNGSLVLSIINKHMELMSIQSWCKWCNFNLPIDIILENLIARKAQSILLKISTYGSKEFKLEILKNIVNYNYNSSNQKILLDSQVMYVIFKSVFYILRSLHLNSGTSNNSAMLLNFHSHHISTTGSNTGNTPSLSSSPTKSPVSSWKTQSPPLSPTRTLSGKSQGYPSGVSNPPNALSSNNNGFIVPENVFLWMEEFLRSKYFCSLMDIHVWKYFNRAFYYTTYNNKPRLLKLLADDCYTRFCIRVADTVSDKNGRQVMGQASLVLMRMSNELLSSLHNNQILSGNKKISISPSLITIATKFLGKREFIYEGIEIVLNCIQFISHQNEDTGNVNTFNRRGNQRNRNGERLMVLHSDKLLFSEENVLVDMNDIVDCFFIFPENDSNFGNYVVKFMKLCMVQQLEYVCQRIVLKEQFYERIVAFFGFYCNSLLIQIDLLKLVKTLFTRALHSNNERSNILDSLKTLLAFLSENWDPLKGNNKGQVGYNSVLIKQLCSDIAALLSYRPNTKRSNGLDHLGVSQFALDKNITSSGPVVDRGRLPVPRPEFNT from the coding sequence ATGGCTGATCGTATAAGTGTGACTCCCGCGCAGCAATTCAGGAAAGAACATAAGTCCGTGCAGTACCAACTGCGACAGATTATAGGTAGAGGGTCGTATGGTGTTGTCTACAAAGCCACCAATAAGAAAACTGCGCAGGAAGTAGCCATAAAAGAGGTGAACTACCAGGATGACGATGAATTGGTGGATATTATGTCGGAGATTGACCTCTTGAAGAATCTGAATCACATAAACATTGTCAAATACCACGGTTTCATTCAAAAACAACATAACCTATACATCATTCTTGAGTACTGCGCAAAGGGTTccttgaagaacttgatcTCACGAAACAGGCCCATGAGTGAACACGAGGCCAAGCCTTACGTAAGACAAACTTTAAACGGGCTAAACTATTTACATGAACAAGGTGTTATCCATAGAGATATCAAAGCAGCAAATATATTACTGGATTCCGAAAATGTTGTTAAGTTGGCAGATTTTGGTGTCTCCACTAAAGTTAACAACACTGCTATGACCTTAGCAGGTTCCCTAAATTGGATGGCTCCCGAGATTATTGGTAATCGTGGTGCATCAACTTTGAGTGATATATGGTCTCTTGGAGCAACAGTTGTGGAGTTATTAACAGGCAATCCACCCTTTCATAACCTGATAGATATGAATATTTACTATGCCATTGAAAATGATTCTTATTTCCCTCCAAGTAGCTTGTCCTCAGGTGCTAAGGATTTCTTACAGCAGTGTTTTGCTAAAAACATGTACAAGAGACCCACAGCAGTTCAATTGTTACAACATAATTGGTTAGAAAACGATAACTCCAAAGACTCTACCATGGATAAACAAGTGATACCAAGTgttgaaaaattaaatcTTTATCAGgagaaatttgaagattCCGACCTTTGTTGGGAtgatgattttgaagaaaaggatTTAAATTTATCATCACCATCTAAAAAGGATTTAGTTAAAACTAAAATTCCTTCTGATGAATTTATTCCTGATGTTTTTAACATATCAGAGGTTAATCAAGGAAATCAAGGAAATCAAGGAAATCAAGGAAATCAAGGAAATCAAGGAAATCAAGGAAATCAAGGAAATGATCCCATTAAGAACGAACAAGCGAgaagtaataataatattgttattcAAAGTCAATTGGAGAGAAGTTCTACTCCATTTACAATGGATAGAAATAAGGGTAATGCAGATTTTCTACAAAACTCATCTTTAGATGAGGACAATCTTTTACAGATCGTTAAATCTGGGAAATCTATTGAAAATGTGGAttattttttccaaaaatgtTCTATAGATATGTTGGCGTTGACATTGATTGAACTGACTATGAATAAGAAAGATATGATTAGGGAGCATCTAGCACCATCAAATCATGAATTAAATTTGTATAAGTTTTTCGAATacgatgaaaaaaaaaacaaaagtaagttgaaaagaaagttcATTCAACTAGGTGGGTTACCTAGTCTATTTCATTATGAAAAATTACTGAGCATTTTCTTTGTCGATGATTTTGTTGATGATTTGATAAGAGCAGGTATCATCCCATATGTTAGGGACTACAAAAATGGAAGTCTGGTACTTTCAATTATAAACAAGCATATGGAACTTATGAGTATTCAAAGTTGGTGTAAATGGTGTAATTTTAATTTGCCAATTGATATCATTCTAGAAAACTTGATAGCTCGAAAAGCACAATCTATCTTACTTAAAATTTCCACTTATGGAAGTAAAGAATTTAAACTGGAAATCTTAAAGAATATTGTGAACTATAATTATAATAGTTCAAATCAGAAAATCTTATTGGATTCGCAAGTGATGTATGTTATATTCAAGTCGGTGTTTTATATCTTGAGATCTCTTCACTTGAACTCTGGaacttcaaataattcAGCCATGTTATTAAATTTTCACTCACATCACATTTCTACAACGGGTTCCAATACTGGGAATACACCTTCTCTAAGTTCTTCACCTACTAAATCACCCGTAAGTTCATGGAAAACCCaatcaccaccactatcCCCAACGAGAACGTTGAGTGGGAAATCTCAAGGTTATCCATCTGGTGTATCTAATCCTCCAAACGCTTTGTCAAGTAATAATAACGGGTTTATTGTTCCTGAGAATGTATTTTTATGGATGGAAGAGTTTTTAAGGAgcaaatatttttgctcATTGATGGATATTCATGTTTGGAAATATTTCAATAGAGCATTTTATTACACCACCTATAATAATAAGCCACGATTACTGAAATTATTGGCCGATGATTGTTATACCAGATTTTGCATAAGAGTTGCAGACACGGTTTCTGACAAAAATGGCAGACAGGTCATGGGTCAGGCATCTCTGGTTTTGATGAGGATGTCCAACGAGCTATTATCATCGTTGCAtaataatcaaatattatctggtaacaaaaaaatcagTATCTCACCTTCGCTGATCACAATTGCTACAAAATTCCTTGGTAAACGAGAGTTCATTTATGAAGGTATTGAGATAGTTTTAAATTGTATACAGTTTATTTCTCATCAAAACGAGGATACAGGAAACGTCAATACCTTCAATAGGCGTGgcaatcaaagaaatagGAATGGTGAAAGACTTATGGTCTTGCATTCTGATAAATTATTGTTCTCAGAGGAGAACGTTCTGGTAGATATGAATGATATCGTTGACtgtttctttatattcCCTGAAAATGATAGCAATTTCGGTAATTACGTGGTAAAATTTATGAAGCTTTGCATGGTCCAACAGCTTGAGTATGTCTGTCAACGGATAGTTTTGAAAGAACAATTCTATGAACGAATTGTGGCGTTCTTTGGTTTTTATTGTAACAGTTTATTGATTCAAATTGATTTACTAAAATTAGTCAAGACACTATTCACAAGGGCACTTCACTCCAATAATGAAAGAAGCAATATATTGGATAGCTTAAAGACTCTCTTGGCATTCCTCTCTGAAAATTGGGATCCACTGAAAGGAAATAATAAAGGCCAGGTCGGATATAATTCTGTCTTGATCAAGCAATTATGTAGCGATATCGCAGCGCTGCTATCCTATAGACCAAATACAAAACGGAGTAATGGTCTTGATCATTTGGGGGTTTCACAATTTGCATTAGATAAGAACATTACATCCTCGGGTCCTGTTGTTGATAGAGGTAGATTACCAGTACCAAGACCTGAGTTTAATACGTGA
- the YAT1 gene encoding carnitine O-acetyltransferase YAT1 (CAGL0C05027g~Ortholog(s) have role in acetate catabolic process, alcohol metabolic process, carnitine metabolic process, cellular respiration and cytosol, mitochondrion localization): MSELTAVKSRSDPALEATKESKLLKRLPIPPLEDTLKRYLDRVQPLQDEKQFKRTKRTVMSAENLDVMRTLQEKLLQYDQELANETPESSYIEQFWYDSYLLYDQSVVLNVNPYFQLEDDPTILKDVQRDSQYSGPYGKYTLQIKRCAKLVTSILKFIKQVRHGTLAEDKIRTTPLSMDQYKKLFGSSRIPPGPGEESCHLQTDPTSHHIMVMYKSQFYWFDVLDINNFPIFQAPEELEWNLYSIIMDTERHIGDHLQSRDEFIRYLVPMGVFTTESRRVWSNIRDYIYHDSDSTNWKNLKLIDSALFVICLDDLQFDSKDPKTSSQLVQSMLCGTSNINLGEDENSKVPLNIQHGTCMNRWFEKLQLIVTRDGKAGINFEHTGVDGHTVLRFATDIYTDSILSFARGVTKNVPDIFAEKEMEASLMKKQSRANLITIPRKLEWRPDSFLLSSLHFAETRISDLISQYEFVSLDFETYGAAHIKAMFKCSPDAFTQQVFQIAYYALYGKFEAVYEPAMTKTFQNGRTEAIRSVTNQSKKFVKSMFDSKATNAQRIDYLQKAAKEHSRITKECSMGLGQDRHLYALYCVWNEWYRDSLPMPPLFQDHSWSVINNNVLSTSNCGNPCLKNFGFGPVTANGFGIGYVIREDSISIVVSSRHRQTERFVSLLEKSFLEIDRIFRREHERQEALAKVPSYTPQDDKDKKEERENYLRELRKRAGSMSQNTKSDDLQFLLSGYDYFDISVSG; encoded by the coding sequence ATGAGCGAACTTACCGCTGTGAAGAGTCGGAGCGATCCAGCGCTGGAAGCCACAAAGGAGAGCAAGTTGCTGAAGAGGCTGCCTATCCCGCCGCTGGAGGATACTTTGAAGAGGTACTTGGACCGTGTGCAGCCTTTGCAGGATGAAAAACAGTTCAAACGGACAAAGAGGACTGTGATGTCAGCAGAGAATCTCGATGTCATGAGGACTTTGCAAGAGAAACTTTTGCAATATGACCAGGAGTTGGCCAACGAAACCCCAGAATCGTCATACATTGAGCAATTTTGGTACGATTCGTACTTACTATATGACCAGAGTGTGGTCCTGAACGTTAATCCTTACTTCCAACTGGAGGACGATCCAACTATATTGAAAGATGTACAAAGGGACTCTCAATACTCAGGTCCCTACGGTAAATACACACTACAAATAAAGAGATGTGCAAAACTTGTCACCTCTATCCTGAAGTTTATCAAACAAGTAAGACACGGTACATTAGCTGAGGATAAAATTAGAACTACTCCATTATCAATGGATCagtacaaaaaattatttggCTCTAGTAGAATTCCACCTGGACCAGGTGAGGAATCGTGCCATTTACAAACCGACCCAACCTCGCACCATATTATGGTGATGTACAAATCCCAATTTTACTGGTTTGATGTTTTAGATATCAATAACTTCCCGATTTTCCAAGCGCCTGAAGAACTCGAATGGAATCTGTACTCAATTATTATGGATACTGAAAGACATATCGGTGATCACTTACAAAGTAGGGACGAATTTATCCGTTATCTTGTACCTATGGGAGTCTTTACTACTGAATCAAGAAGAGTGTGGTCAAATATTCGTGACTACATATACCATGACTCAGATTCAACAAATTGGAAAAACTTGAAGTTGATCGATAGTGCGTTATTTGTCATTTGTCTTGACGATCTTCAGTTTGACAGCAAGGATCCCAAGACAAGTAGTCAATTAGTACAGTCCATGCTATGTGGTACATCAAACATTAACCTAggtgaagatgaaaacTCTAAAGTGCCTCTTAATATTCAGCATGGTACATGCATGAACCGTTGGTTTGAGAAATTGCAACTAATTGTTACTAGAGATGGTAAGGCTGGTATCAACTTTGAGCATACCGGTGTAGATGGACACACTGTTTTAAGATTTGCAACTGACATCTATACCGATTCTATACTGAGCTTTGCAAGGGGTGTGACCAAAAATGTTCCTGATATCTTTGCAGAAAAGGAAATGGAAGCTagtttgatgaagaaacaaTCCAGGGCTAACTTGATTACTATTCCCAGAAAACTTGAATGGAGACCAGATTCCTTCCTGTTATCATCTTTGCATTTTGCAGAAACAAGGATCTCTGACTTGATATCTCAATATGAATTTGTCTCATTAGATTTTGAAACTTATGGTGCAGCCCACATCAAGGCAATGTTCAAATGTTCTCCAGACGCTTTTACACAGCAAGTCTTCCAAATAGCCTACTATGCTCTTTATGGTAAATTTGAAGCCGTGTATGAGCCAGCTATGACGAAAACTTTCCAAAATGGTAGAACAGAAGCCATCAGATCAGTTACCAATCAATCTAAGAAATTTGTCAAGTCAATGTTTGACAGTAAGGCAACGAACGCTCAGAGAATTGACTACTTGCAAAAGGCTGCCAAGGAGCACTCTCGGATTACGAAAGAGTGCTCTATGGGTTTGGGCCAGGATCGTCATCTTTATGCTCTGTACTGTGTCTGGAACGAGTGGTATAGAGATTCCTTGCCAATGCCACCCTTATTTCAGGATCATTCATGGAGTGTCATAAATAACAATGTCTTGAGTACTTCCAATTGTGGTAACCCATGTCTGAAAAACTTTGGGTTTGGGCCAGTCACCGCCAATGGGTTTGGTATTGGGTATGTAATCCGTGAAGATTCTATCTCTATTGTCGTGTCTTCAAGACACAGACAAACTGAAAGATTTGTGTCACTTTTGGAGAAATCGTTCTTGGAAATAGATAGAATATTCAGAAGAGAACATGAGAGACAAGAGGCATTAGCAAAAGTACCAAGTTACACACCACAGGACGACAAGgataaaaaagaagaaagagaaaactaCCTCAGGGAGCTCAGAAAGAGAGCGGGTTCTATGTCCCAGAATACTAAATCAGACGACTTACAATTCTTACTTTCCGGTTACGACTACTTTGACATCAGTGTTTCTGGTTGA
- the SWH1 gene encoding oxysterol-binding protein related protein SWH1 (CAGL0C05049g~Ortholog(s) have lipid binding, sterol transporter activity and role in endocytosis, exocytosis, maintenance of cell polarity, piecemeal microautophagy of nucleus, sterol transport) — protein MADDGTHFTSKPLLKLKLLDALRSGSFQELQKVIDTRFLPKDDPNVVEVSQLVLHYAVQVAPLSLIKQIVTKWVNTHVSTHMNSETFLNINHQDQNGNTPLHIAAYQARGDVVMYLMDQPTINDCVSNNSHMQPIEICRDLNVAQGMQIKRSKYVAETAQELRTAFNNRDFEHLESILTNSRNSELLDINGLDPETGDTVLHEFIKKRDVEMCKWLLEHGADPFKRDSTGVLPADLVKKVSESEAASNPKLLTDVELKKLLDKATSEQSVIDVTGSLHKPPTYRGYLQKWTNFAQGYKLRWFILSADGKLSYYIDQNDTKNACRGSLNMSTCNLHLDSSEKLKFEVIGGNGAIRWHLKGNHPIETNRWVWAIQGAIRFAKDKEMLLTTGTIPPSLAINYGLNNTDRVLDSPKQPTHMRNKSRQTLVSVQESRRSSSGLGLVINRPEDKIESAFHMPPTSPSISVGPNGMSSSIFENPSTFESESQRSPVSSSPIQDTNPQAFESTNVKTFDSSMIEKDSEDENEEVEDLFLAMDGGSDEDLQTLCSPHSQEMHILQRSITMELSSLTELLNDRPSNPNDIFNTLGNSLKTITESFDRLNEITSQSDKLMISKLTKQRDVNNVWIKAVKELEFELKDKDERLASLDKERRNLKKLLQRKFQSPNGTTEDDDFDGPVKDTHEALEEIAKYIDATKEDGEDTDADEFFDAEELMDSSENVDEEESDTEKEATIKAEDINENKEVTHHAGFEKEIVTEKQKEYKQMLLEQKSFAGYEHPKRTNLGLDKDDRPKISLWSVLKSMVGKDLTRIPLPVSFNEPSSLLQRVTEDLEYSDIMDTAATFEDSSLRTLFVAAYSASMYASTVKRVAKPFNPLLGETFEYVSPDGQYRFLTEQVSHHPAISATWGEAPKWNYWGECKVDSNFTGRTFAVENLGTWWIRLRPDSNNPEEEIYSWKKPDMAVIGILVGNPQVDNNGDSVITNHTTGDYCVLHYKARGWTSAGAYEVKGEVYNKDNEKLWILGGHWNEALYAKKVTKKNDEDMTIDKTKSSVGKSIDEPKFDGSKFLIWRANDRPDIPFNLTSFAVTLNDLQPGLKEWLPPTDSRLRPDQRAMEEGRYDDASDEKHRLEEKQRAVRKQREEANIEYRPRWFSLETHPVNGKQYWKFNGEYWEQRKKHTWTNVPDIF, from the coding sequence ATGGCTGATGACGGTACGCACTTTACAAGCAAGCCTTTGTTGAAGCTGAAGCTTTTAGATGCGCTAAGGTCGGGCTCATTCCAGGAGTTACAGAAAGTGATCGACACTCGATTTTTGCCTAAAGATGACCCTAATGTGGTTGAAGTCAGTCAGCTTGTATTACACTATGCTGTTCAGGTTGCACCTTTATCCTTGATTAAACAGATTGTTACTAAGTGGGTAAATACTCACGTTTCTACCCATATGAATAGTGAAACctttttgaatataaaCCATCAGGATCAAAATGGAAATACTCCACTGCATATTGCTGCATATCAAGCTAGAGGTGATGTAGTAATGTATTTAATGGACCAACCAACAATAAATGATTGTGTTTCTAATAATTCACACATGCAGCCAATTGAAATATGTAGAGATCTGAATGTAGCCCAAGGAATGCAGATAAAGAGATCGAAATACGTTGCAGAAACCGCTCAAGAGTTAAGAACAGCATTTAATAATCGAGATTTTGAGCACTTAGAGTCCATACTTACAAATTCTAGGAATTCGGAACTACTTGATATCAACGGTTTGGATCCAGAAACCGGAGATACTGTACTACACGAGTTTATTAAAAAGAGAGATGTCGAGATGTGTAAATGGTTATTAGAGCATGGAGCCGATCCTTTTAAAAGAGACTCTACAGGTGTACTACCTGCTGATTTAGTGAAAAAAGTTAGTGAATCTGAAGCTGCATCTAACCCTAAGTTGCTCACTGATGTGGAACTGAAGAAACTTCTAGATAAAGCCACAAGTGAACAAAGTGTTATTGACGTAACTGGCAGTTTACACAAACCACCAACTTATAGGGGGTACCTTCAAAAGTGGACAAACTTTGCCCAAGGTTATAAGCTGAGATGGTTTATACTAAGTGCGGATGGTAAGTTGTCGTATTATATTGATCAAAATGATACCAAAAACGCATGCCGTGGATCACTGAATATGTCAACATGCAATCTACATTTAGATTCCTCCGAAAAGTTGAAATTTGAGGTTATTGGAGGAAATGGTGCTATCAGATGGCATCTCAAAGGTAATCATCCAATTGAAACTAACAGATGGGTATGGGCAATTCAAGGTGCCATCAGATTTGccaaagataaagaaatgCTTTTAACTACTGGAACAATTCCTCCATCTTTAGCGATAAACTATGGATTGAATAATACTGATCGTGTTTTAGATTCACCAAAACAACCTACCCATATGAGAAACAAATCTAGACAAACGCTAGTATCGGTGCAAGAATCTAGAAGATCGAGCTCAGGATTGGGATTGGTTATCAATAGACCAGAAGATAAAATAGAATCAGCTTTCCACATGCCTCCTACATCTCCTAGCATATCAGTTGGGCCTAATGGCATGTCTAGttctatttttgaaaacCCTTCGACATTTGAATCAGAGTCTCAAAGATCTCCTGTATCCTCCTCTCCGATTCAAGATACTAATCCTCAGGCCTTTGAATCTACTAATGTCAAAACTTTTGATTCATCAATGATTGAAAAAGActcagaagatgaaaatgaggAAGTGGAAGACTTGTTTTTAGCTATGGATGGTGGAAGTGATGAAGACTTACAAACTCTATGTAGTCCTCATTCACAAGAGATGCATATTCTACAACGCTCAATAACAATGGAGCTAAGTTCCCTAACCGAACTTTTGAATGATCGTCCCTCAAACCCAAACGATATATTTAATACATTAGGAAATTCGCTGAAAACTATTACAGAAAGTTTTGACAGATTGAACGAGATTACATCACAAAGTGACAAATTGATGATTTCTAAACTAACAAAGCAAAGGGATGTTAATAACGTTTGGATCAAAGCTGTAAAAGAGTTAGAATTTGAGTTAAAGGATAAGGATGAAAGGCTGGCCTCTTTGGATAAAGAGAGAAGGAACTTGAAAAAACtccttcaaagaaaattcCAATCTCCGAATGGGACAACcgaagatgatgatttcGATGGTCCTGTCAAGGATACTCATGAAGCTTTGGAGGAAATAGCAAAATATATCGATGCTACTAAAGAAGATGGTGAAGATACAGATGCTGATGAGTTCTTTGATGCCGAAGAATTAATGGATTCCTCTGAGaatgttgatgaagaagagtcAGACACAGAAAAGGAAGCAACTATAAAAGCAGAGGACATCaatgaaaacaaagaagttACACACCACGCTGGCTTTGAAAAAGAGATTGTAACTGAGAAGCAAAAGGAATACAAGCAAATGCTACTGGAACAAAAGTCTTTTGCCGGTTATGAGCATCCAAAGAGAACAAACTTAGGTCTTGATAAGGACGATAGACCGAAAATAAGTTTATGGTCTGTTTTGAAATCTATGGTTGGTAAAGATCTAACCAGGATTCCTCTACCGGTTTCATTTAATGAACCATCTTCACTTTTACAAAGAGTTACAGAAGATCTGGAGTATTCTGACATTATGGATACGGCGGCCACGTTTGAGGATTCAAGTTTGAGAACTTTATTTGTTGCAGCTTATTCTGCCTCTATGTATGCTTCTACCGTAAAGAGAGTTGCCAAGCCCTTTAACCCACTGTTGGGGGAGACTTTCGAATATGTTAGCCCTGACGGACAATATAGGTTCCTTACTGAGCAGGTTTCTCACCATCCTGCTATATCTGCGACATGGGGTGAAGCTCCAAAATGGAATTATTGGGGTGAATGTAAAGTGGATTCGAACTTCACTGGAAGAACATTTGCAGTGGAGAATCTTGGTACCTGGTGGATTAGATTACGTCCCGATAGTAACAACCCTGAGGAAGAAATATATAGTTGGAAAAAACCAGATATGGCTGTGATTGGTATTTTAGTAGGCAACCCACAAGTGGATAACAACGGTGACTCAGTGATCACCAATCACACTACTGGGGATTACTGTGTGCTACACTACAAAGCTCGTGGTTGGACTTCTGCAGGTGCATACGAGGTTAAAGGTGAAGTTTATAACAAGGATAACGAGAAGTTGTGGATTCTAGGTGGTCATTGGAATGAAGCCCTATATGCCAAGAAAGTTACTAAGAAAAACGATGAGGATATGACCATTGATAAGACTAAGAGTAGTGTAGGCAAATCAATCGACGAACCAAAATTCGATGGTAGTAAGTTTTTGATATGGCGTGCCAACGACAGACCCGATATTCCATTCAACTTAACATCCTTCGCTGTGACATTAAATGATCTGCAACCGGGCCTGAAAGAATGGCTTCCTCCAACTGATAGCCGTCTGAGACCAGACCAACGTGCCATGGAAGAAGGCCGTTACGATGATGCTTCTGATGAAAAACATCGTCTAGAAGAGAAGCAAAGAGCAGTCCGCAAGCAAAGGGAAGAGGCAAACATAGAGTATCGTCCAAGATGGTTCTCCTTGGAGACTCACCCAGTCAACGGTAAGCAGTATTGGAAATTCAATGGAGAATACTGggaacaaagaaagaaacataCCTGGACTAATGTTCCGGATATCTTCTAA